GGCCTGTTCATGTTTCTTTAATTAGtatcagaacaaaaatgtttggaCTTTCAAATATTATTATACAGTGAAAATATTGGAATGATTTATTGGGTCGTTTTGTGtccattttattccattttatttccatgtaaaaATATACATCTGGTACacaagatataaaaaaaatagattttcactACAAAATAAGTGCTCTGAGCACTAAAAATGCACTTGTGCACTTTAGTGTTggcttaaatatttacattttctagccacatccctctcctccccccaaaaTGGGCAAAGCCCTGGTTATAAATATCAGCTGGGTCTGGTGTACAAAACTTTCCCAGAAAAAGGCCAGGAAAGACAAACATAAAAACGCTGTGGCTCAGACAATTTAACTCCCTcaaaattgtaaaaaataaaaataaaagacttcaactcttgtcaaaagaaaatgtcacaggGAATGCTACACTAGTTAACAGGCATTGCAAGCGGGGAAGAAGTTTTGAGAGGTGATGTCTTTAAGGGGAATAGGGGCACAGACCAGGTAGCTTTCTTTCTCAGGCTAGAGAAACTCTAGTCAGAAAGGCTTAAGGGAAACCGATCTTGCATTTTTGGAAGATCAGGGTAGATTAGATGTCTCTTAAAGTCCCTCCCCAcctgtttttctgtgatatAGTTGGACAATGGAAAGGACAATTCCTATAGCCAGCGTCTGCTGCTTTGAGCCAAGACAACATGTCAGGAAATACGGGTTGTTTTCTAGCAAGTTTATTTCCCTCACTTTGTATCACAGTTTCTAAGTATAGAAAATACTTGTGTGGACTGTGCTGATCACAATGGAAAGTTGCCAATTCACTTCCTTTTGTCATGGGGCCACCTTGCTATTAGTCATGAAATCCCTGCTGCCAAGCATGAAAagttcctggggaaaaaaaaaaaaaaaaaaaaaaaaaaaaaaaaaaagtccctttgGTAAAGCGTGGATTAGGTCAAAAGGAGAGACATTGACAGCTCATGACTAAAAACAGGACAGGACATTGGCAGCTAACCTCATGAAGTCAGCTGGGATCAAACCTCACCAACTTTGCAGAGCTGATCTCAGACGTTACAACAAACCCACCGCATCTGGGCAAGGCAACAGGCATGATTCAGCCAAGGTCATACCTGCCTGCAGGGCAGGTACTGCtaacaaaacatttgaagatAATGTAGCTGAGGacaaaacaagaggaaaatttGCTGAGGAAATGTTATCACACATGGGATTGATTCTTAGAGACCAGAGTGTGCATCAGTCAACCCAACTTGCCTCGTTCTCCAGAAGTCAGTGGCTTTCTAAGACAGTAGCCACATGACAGACTGGGAtctgttaaaattttaaaaaatacatatgttcAGAGATGTTTAGCAAGCTTGGGATTCAGCTCTGGCCTGAAGAGGCTCTTCTGCAGTGTTCATAGTTCAGTTGAGACTCCCAGAGCAAGTCCTTGGGAAGGGGTCCCCCAGCACACTTGTCCTGTCGGGTGCCGAGTGAGCTGGCTGAGTTCACCCGCCGAGATCACCTCAGTGGCAAATTCgttctgtcatttctttctgcattgaaagggagtggggagaaaagagaaaaccgGTAAGTGCAAAGACAGCTTACACTACAGTGACAATACAAGGCAGTTTGGTAGGTATCCTGCTGCTGACTcggctgggagcaggcagagcaggcagtgctgctctcAGAGCCTCAGgacacagagctgctcctgccagtGGTGGCTCTTGCTCCAGGAGGTGACAACAGCTCACCCAAAGGACCTGTGGCTTTGGTAAGGGATCCCACACTGTAATGCAAATGAGCCCTAATAGCAGAGGGCCACAGGAAACCTCCTGGCAactcctgcctcctgcctcctgcctggtATTTGCTCAATGTCCCTCTCAGGGGGTCTACTGCTTTGTGGTACCCCTAAGACATAAGGAGCAGGGCTCCCCAGTTTCATCAGCTCCTCCATCAGCCACCCAGGCCCAAGCATGCATAGCCAGAGTCCCCTCCTCTCATTGTCGCCACTCTTGTCGCTTGCCAAATGCTTCATCTACAGATCCTAGGCCTGAGCCATCGGCACTGGACACAGGGAGGGACAAGATGACAAGAGCAAGCTCTGTTTAGGCTAACAGATTGGGGATTTTAGCCAGGATGGCGTCATACGGTGCTAGCTGCTTTGGGAAGGTTCCCACCTTTCAGCTGGTGGAAGGCTGTAGTTGTCCTTGCCTTAAGGAGCTCAACCTTAAGTCCATGGATTCTCTGGCTCACAGGTTCACAGTCTGTGAATCTGCACGTGCACACAGATCCCCCATGCACCACAGATAAATGTTTCACATTAAAATGTACTCCCAAAATAGACCTGACTGGtctgtggagaaggaaggatgcaactgtgaaaaaataaataataataataataataataataataataaagacagaACTAGGAAAGTGGGACGTCTCTTGGGTAACCCTGTAAAAGGCCCTTTAGTGATCTAACTGAGGGGGCAGAAACTGTGCTGTGAGCTTGGTTTTTAAAATCCACTGAGTGAGAGTGGCAAAGAGAGGGCTTCTCTGCAGCCATCACCCCCTGGAAatccccagcaccctgccttgGTACGTGACCAGCTGGGgctctgccagtgctgctgcccatTGCCGTGACCTACCACCTCTTCCCTCAAGTGCAGAGCCCCCCATTTCTCCATTTGGCCTTTGTTAAGAGTGAATCACTGCCGGTCGTTCTGCCTTTGCAAAAGATCTATCTCCTTTTTGGCTCCCACAGTTCGCTGCTATGAAATCACTTCCCAAAGAAGTTTGACAAAAGTCTGATTGAGACAGCAAAAGGAAATTCAGGCAGAGGCAGTCTTCGAAACCATGAACCCCTTCATCCCATAATCCCTGTACCTTTTTCCAAGCTACTTGGGCCTAACTGGATATTCTCTGGCTGACGAgatgctcatttttctttcctcatcatCCTAAATCTCCAAACTGGGGCTCCTCAGAAGAAAACCCACATGTGGGAAGCTGCAGCCATGGTACAGCACTcagagctgctgtcctgctccctCCAAGTGCCTGTGTGCTTGGTGGCTCTCCACAGCCACGTGCAGGGAACAGGACTCTCCTCTCCCATGGAATTTGTGTGGGCCAACTGGCCATCGAAGTGCAAGGTGAGGTCATGAGGCAGTCAGGAGGGACTCAGCCTCTCGAGGATGGTTCATCTCATCCTGACTGAGAGATGATCACCTTTCTGCAACCCTTGAGAACTTGCAAAAACAAGACCCTGCCCTCTTAGCCTAAGCTGAAGGCAGATGAAATGTGCTATCTGTCCTTGCCTGCGTGTCAAACCAGCTGAAGAGTCCTTCAAGACTGAAAAGCACCCAGGGGCAGGGCAACAGCTATGGTGCAGCCCAgtgagaaggagaaggagcaaAGCAAGCCAGTGGAGAGGGAGATTTGTGATGGGAAAATGGGCTGGGGCCAAGTGGGATGTACTGCAGAGGTTGGTGTTGGGATCTGTGCATCCTCACTGTGCTGCCTCAGTGCAACCAGACCAGTGCAAGCACCAGCCCCTGCACACCCCAAGGAACTGGGGTTCCCTGGGGTAACAGGGTGATCAGAAGGATGGCTTTCAATCCTCGAAAGTTACTCACAAGCTGCAGGAACTTGTCCCTcggtccccagcacagccctacATCCAGGGCACAGGCATCTTCTGGTTGCAGGTCACTTGCTCACACTTACAGCCAGGCATTGCCTGGGGAAAGGAGGTGCCTGAGCCTCCTGCAGGGCTTGGATACCAGCAACACTTACCAGGCAATGGGCACACCAAGAAACAAGACAGACCAGAGAGAAATGTGCCTCATTTCCTTGTAGTTTAACCCTGGTTGCATCACGCTGGAAAATCTATTCATCTTTGATTCATGTAGACCCATAAATCATCCCATGCTGCATGTGAGTCACTGGCATTGAAAGGCTATTTAGCGATGTCAGCTTCTGCTTTGGCTATTAGTGCTAATTATTTACATTAGCCAGCATCAGTCAAAGGAGATGACACCATCATGGGCTGTGTATCAATGCTAACGACGTTTGTCATGAGGAGTGCCTGGGAGGAAGAAGGACACGGGACACAGTGACATGAGCTGCCATTTTCTGGAGCTGAGGGCCATTTGATAATATAGATCACAGTCAAACGGCACCAAGTAATTAATGTGGATGCTGTTGTCATTGAGGTCTCCCCTGGCTGGATCATCATCCCCTCTCCCAAATTGCAATCAGAGCAGAGGAGGCGAATTGACTGaggcaaaagaaagcagaaaaggagtTAAAGTGCTTggaaggcagaggcaggggcACCGCTGGTGCTCCTAAACAGGCAGTTCATGTTGTGACTTTTCTTAGCTCTTTGGTCTCTCTGGTATTGGATCCACTTGGTTTTCCCTGGCTCTCCAGTGCTGGACTCAGCCTTTTCTGCAGCCCATCTTTTATCACTGCATGCTATCCACTGGGCTCCCTATTAATTCTTCTCCCCATCACGACACATCCTCTCTAGGTCAGACCACACTTGACTTTGCCCATGACACGCTTGTTTCTGTTACAAAACTATGCACATTTTCTAGTTTATGTGCTGGGCCTCTCTAGCTCTTCCtctggtgcccccagccctgcttctTCCATGGACTCTGCCTAGCTAATTGCTTTCcaagggaggctgcagcagatCCTGGAGCTCCAGCAAGGCCTCTCTCGTATGGCCTGGATATCTGCTGTCTGGAGCTGTGTGCCCTGCTGGGGCTCACCTTCCTCCAGCCTCGTTGTAATTCACACTCGGAGCTCAGGCAAGGACCTTAGACCCCAACAGGAACACTCAAGAGGAGAGGAGATCTGGGCTCAGAGCTGACCCTAGAAAGCCACGTGCACACAAGTGCCTGGCAACACTTCGGTGTGCAAAATTTCGTTAGAGCTACCAAGTCTACAGAGGGACACCCTGTTGTGGTGGTGCAGAGACAAAAACCATAGGTGTGCTGCTGAGGTAGGGTGGCTGAAAGAGCCCACAGAGGGTgactgcaggaggcagagcccaggCCCACTTGAATTTACCAGGGCTGCATCCAACCCACGCCGCCCTCAccccctctgcttccctgtccctgtccttaCCAAAGGCTCCAGCTCCCGATGGTCGACGAGGCTGAACTCCCTGATGAAGTAGTAAAAGTGCTTGTAGCAGGTGTTGACGTGAGCCTCGGCACCCATGTTGATGATGCTGTCGAAGTGATGGATGTAGACATGGACAAAGACACGGAAGAGGCGGGTGAGGATCTTAGTGCAAACCTGCTGGAACTGCTTGGGGAAGGGGACAcctgcaaagcagaagcaagtTGGAAGCCATTTGAccatttctggggaaaaataaggaaaaaaaaaaaacaccaccaccagaaaataataataataataataataataataataataataataaaacacagctAGACTGTAAATGTTGCTGCCATGCTTAACAGGGAACCATGGGACCATGGGTGGGTGATAGACTCGCTTGGCCAATGTCAAGAGTGACAGCTCCACGGGGGCAGTGTGCCATCCAGCTTTCTCCCTTGCCCAATTTCCTCATTGCCCAACTAGCAATTTTCTGCAGGCATATTCTGATGATCTGGGGAGTTTCCCtaggaaagaaaatttctcATACAATGTAGGAGGCCACATCTTTCCCTGTCTGGATCTCTCTGTCCTGCCCTTTCCATACAAACCTGAGCAGACCCAGCGCAGCAGAGACAAATGTCTTTACCCGAGTctacaaacagaacaaaacctcCTCTCAGCAGGACGGAAACCTTCCCTGCTCCTCAGAACCAAACCCATGGGTTGTGCTACCTTTCTTCCTCCACACGCCCTCAAACATCACTTCTGATGCATCAACAGAAACAGGTGGGGTTCCGGCTTTCCTTGTGATCCTGTTTCAAACAATTGTGTCACCAAGACAGGAACAGAAATGTCCGTCTTGGCAATGCTTATGTAGTCATGTCATTGCGCCTGTATGATGCTCCTACTGAGTCGTCCAGGAACAGGACCCAccacacataaataaataaaactctatGCTTTTATCCTTGTCCTGCACAAGGACACGATGTCTTACTCTACATTTCCACCCTTGCCTAAACACACTGCTATCACAGTGAAAATCTCAGCAGTATAACAGGGTCTGTGTCAGCAAGCAAATCTCTAAAGGAAACCTGGCTTTTGAAACccctgcaaatatttttttggaaggtggaaaatgaaacaattacGATTTGTTTTCTTGACGGTTCTTCCTCTCCCCAAGCAATTCAATGCAAATCTgcaacaagcaaaataaattcctCCCTTCCCGCAGCTGTACCTACCTCCTCCCTGAGCTTCTTACTAATACAGCACTTAACCTCttaaaaatctttccaaataATCTCCGCTCAACCGTGGCCAGCTCAGGCATGATGCTGCAGATAGTGTGCAAATCTCTtggctaaaaaataaaaaataaaaatggtaattttgAGTCTTCCTCATCAGCCCTGCTAGGCAATTAAGTTGTTTTTCCCACTGGCTCTTGGCAGTTTTGtttgccagcagcagtgccgtgctcctctcctccagggGTGGCAAACGCAAAGGATCTGTTCATGCATGGAGCCTCTCTTATCATTGTCCAGGGTCCCAGCACTtgggacagaaaggaaatttGGTCAGGAACAGCGtcacctgcagcccagccctgctttgCTTCATGcagggggcaggagctgggtgctcaGGCCATGGATGGGTGGCTCAGCTGCCACCTCCTGAGGGGGACACACGTCTCGGCACAGCCTCACCTGGACGTGGAGAGGTGCTCTGAGACTGTTCACGGCCACTGCCCTGCGTAAACgtcagcatcctgcagcagtGCAAACCCAGCACACTCTTTGGCATCACCCGTTAGGATGCTAATAGGTCCTGTAGGGCTTTCTGGGAGAGATGCTTCCATCTGGCAAGGTACCCGCAGGCCTTTGCCATGCCACCAGTGTGGGAATCTGCTTCTGCGCTCACCCCGTGACCATGgagctctccctgcctgctgtctGCTGAGACCTCTGGGCTTCCCTGCCGTCAGAAACGGTGCCGTGTTTTAACAAAGGCTTCACTGGGGCTTCTTGCACTGAGTGAGAATTTGCTAAGCAAATAAAAGCCCTAATCACCCAGCTGGGGGCAGAGATAAGCCATTAGGGTCGCCCCTACAGAGCACCTTTGAGGAACCagtcaataaatatttcttttaataaataaaaatccatcagAGCAAGTAATTTTGGATGAATGCAGGTTCCCAGAACCCAGCTGGGAAATATGGGCTGTTCTGAACAGAACAGTCTCAGACTGCCAGGGCTGATGGTGTCTGTGGTCCTAACACTGCTGTTGGAGGATCCACCTCCAGAGCTGGCAGATGGTGATGGGTGGCTTTCCTCTGCCTTTGCCCTGAGATTAGCCAGGAACCGTCTTGTCCTATAAACCAGCTGCCAGCAATGTCTTCGTGCACAGGCTGAAGAGACCTGGAGGGGCAGACACATCCAGCTCCAACCTGGGTTCTCCAAAAGCTTCTCTTGCATCAGGGAACAAAGATTTAGTAAAAATCTTGTGGCTGACAGCAACTCTGGGAGCTGTTGAGCTATCATACTCCTGACGATGCCTGGAAAGATAGCACTGGGCTGCCAGGAGCTCAAGGTACCCTCCTGGGCTACCCCACCACTGTGGTTTCCCATGAACCCCGCAGCACCATCAGCTCCTGGGCCGTGAAGCTGGGCTGCTCTTCCTTGTGTCCATCACAAGGTGTCAGTGTGAGGCTGTCCTCTCCAGGCACGGCCAGGCTGCCGTGGTGGCTGGCTGTCACCCGGGGACTTGAGCAGGTCACCTCTCACCCCACCATGTCGTGACACCACCACCTGCTATGGTCCTTTCGGCCCAGGGATTTTGAGTGTCTGGTTCTGGCTCCTTCTCCCCACATCTCCCCTCCTGCTCGCACCCACGGGCAGCCCCAGCAAGTCAGGATGCCAGGAAAAGCATTTACACGCAACATCAGCTCTTCTCCAGCTGCGATCCCAGCCACCACCCAGACGCTGACCCGCCAGCCAGCGGCCGGTGTCATCGCCTCTCCCAACCAGAAACAGTCCTagctggagctgagcagggaAATGGAGAGCACCACACGTGCTGGAAGGCAGGACAAGGGCTGTAAAGTCAGCAGCAGGTACGATTTCATCACTGCAGTGCAGCCGGCGTGCTGGCGAGCGGTGTGACTCACCACCCCGACACGAATCAGCATCTTCAGTTACTCTTGGATGTTTTCCTTGAAACCCCAAGGTGTGACTTAACGCTCCGAGGAGTCTGTTTTCCACCGGCTGTGCTGATTGCTTCAAAACATAAGGAAGCCATGTGGGACCGcgaggaaaaggaaatgaaaacaagaggTAACAAAGCGCCTGCGCGTACAGGAAGGGAATGTGGATGGGTCTTGGATCCTTCCTGCCATCTCTCCTATCCCCAGCCCTTGTGCACCAgccaatttcattttttcatgatgAATCAGTAATGTGAAACTATTTTGCTTCTTGGCAGTcgtattttttcctctccaaaagcAGTAATTCAATGAACTACGTGATGAATTATCGTTGTTAATATTATTGCTAAAATCCATTTTGGCCGCTGGATGGTTCGGTGATTCATCTTTTCCTACAAATAAGTCTTTAAAGCTCCTTTGAAACTAACAGCACGATGGCAGCTGCAAGCTGCTGTGGCATTaatttgggaagaaagaagggagaaaataaagggCAAATTATGTAAAAAATAGCTAGCTGAGAAAACTGCAACAATTAGCTGaattctgaacatttttctcctgttgttaTGGGGAGAAAGAACAGGATAATTATGCATCaagctttctctgctttttgtcattgttttggGAATATGCTTGCATGGCAGGGTTGAGCTTGGAAGAGCTTTCCAAGAACAGCCCCAGAGCTTCCTGCAAGCGATGCTCCTGGCAGCCGCGGGCAGATCTGGCAGAGGGCACGGGCGCTGCCGCCGCTACTTTTGGTCCAAACCCCACGTCCACGCTGCTTTAAAAATGGAGGCGTCTCGGCACACAGGGCAGTGTGGGCATGGGACAGGTGGCTCTGCAAACCCTCCAAGTTTGGGTTTTCACATGGGCAGGCTCTTGGTGAAACATGAAATGTTTCCCAGCTATCAGCAGGCACCGCGGGGCAGAGTGATGACCCCGAGGAGCCGATATTTTCCCGCTGGTAATTCACTCATGAAGAAATCTACTGACATAGTTTTACCAGCTGGTAAAAATAAGCCTGTAGAATCGTTTATTCTATTCCCTGCATGGGAACAATGCttattctgcatttaaatgttttttggtgttttttttttcaagccagcTACGTTGGTTGGGAGAGCGGAAACAGAGCACTAAGCGCATGTTAAGTGATACGGGTCGTCTGGGAGAGCTGTGGGTGATTTATAGCAGCCAGGCTCACCCCAGCCAGGAAACTGTCTCATCGTGACCGGCAGACAGACAGGTTTCCTTCCAGAGGGAGGATTTATATACAGCAAAGCATTTCAGTGGGACTGAGCCCTGCAGTAGACTTCCCTGTGGATAGGGAAGATGCAGCATCTCCTCCACCCTCACCATTTCCTCCGATTTCCAAGCCCAGGATGAATGAGATGAACAAGTCCCCCACTCTGGCCCATGAAGAGCCTCTCCCCTAGCTGCCAGTACAGCCATGACCCAGCCCCGCTGAATCACACGCTGCTTTGGGTTTTGTAGCTTTTGTTGGACAGGGGTGCTGAGGTTAGACACGGGCAACGTTAGCAAGCTTGCGTAACACTtgctgtttctaaaaaaaaagtctgctttgTCTGCAGTCAGGTGGCCAGAGCTGGGAAAAATTTGTCCTGGGACAGCTGCCTTACAGATGGCACGGATGGACATGGATGGAAAGCTGCCGTGCACTTGGGGCACTGTCCCCAAGCCCCATGTCCCTCCCCGCAGCACGCCACCATAAAGTGGGAGTTCAGCTGAGGTCAGGTGCCTGTCCTCTGGCACAGGGCTCCAGCACCACCCCAGCACACTGTGCTCATCTGGGCTTcaggggatggagagggaggagaCCCCCGAAGGGCAGTTGTACCACCCTAACTGCAGGCAGAGCCCGTGCAGCTGGGTCAGACCGAGCGCCCCATTCCACAAGGCTCAAATTAAGATTTTGGCAGGCAAAGCCTTTGCATGCTGCCTCTCTCCTGCTTGCACAGAGCTGTCACTCCTCCAAGCCTCCACGGCACAGACATAGCCCAGAGGGGCAGAGACTTTCCCcgaaaaagcagcagcacgtGCCTAGATGCTCCAGTACAGCCAAATGGGGCTGTGAGAATTAGTGGCAGCCAGAAATCCCACACGGACCATTTTCTTCAATGTTTCCAGGGGTTTTTCTTCAGCATATTAATGAAAACCCTAAGCCTAACTGCAGTGGTTTCATCCAGCTCTGTCGGCTATGCTGCTTGGGGAAACAGACTTGCAAAGCCCTGCATTTCCCTCTAAGATCCCTAAAGCTTCCTTTCCATTCAAGtggctttggatttttttctggaaagcaacctctcctgggcagcagctgagaCTCTGGCAGCCAGATCCAGTGCAAATGACCCAGTGAAAGAATAGATCCTGTGGGACggagcagaacagaaaagttcactgggaagggacctacaaagatcatcgcgtccaactgcctgaccacttcagggctgaCCAAAAGCTGAAGCATATTATTAAAGACATTATCCAagtgcctcttgaacactgacagggCAAGAGTCTATTTATAGACCCTTTCTGCTCCTTGAAGATGGCAGGAAACAAccagagcagaaggggagggGTTGTAGCTGTCCTTCACCAGCACCCAGCGGCCAGCacgccagctccagcccctgaccATCTCCCCAGACAACaggaaagcagctcagcagcagggccagtATCTGCTGCCAAACACAGCAGGTCAGCAGCAGAGGGGTTATTTCGCATTCTGCTCTTGCCTTTGGAAGCTGCTGCAAGCCCATAAGGCCAAACTTTTTGCAAGGATGCATCGTATGCAGGGGCTTAGCAGCTGGAAAGGCTAGGTCCCTGGTCAGGCATCTGCTCTGCTGATCCCTTAGCTACATAGCAAGATGAGATGTATCGTCAGGGCTGGGATGAATTAGCAGGGGTGGAAAGGAGCTGAGAAGTGACACAGCAAAACAGGACAAAGGCCAAGCCTTGGGAGTGTGAACCTACTTAGAAAACCAGAAAGAACTGGAGCTGGTCCTTCAAGACAAAATGGACAAGATGGTGCAGGGACAGGCTGACCACCTCCAAGCAGCCTCACTGCTCAGCTCCTTGAGTATGGGTGAGGGAGCAGACAACCTACCAGCCCTCATTTCTCAGAACTGCAGaatagatggaaaaaatataaaagcacagaagaagataatattttttccacaaccCCTGCAAACAGAACAAGGAACTCCAAGCTCTTGGGATTGCAAAGTTCAGCAACACCTGGAGGTTTGCGCTGATGGTTTGGGAACCCACACTGGTTACAAGCAGAGCCCTTCTGTGAAGAACCACAGCCCACTCACCTATCCTGGTGGGGAAGATGTCCTCATTGTTGATGAGCATCTCGATCCAGTCCATCAGCATACACATGTACTGCGGGGCCGACAGCTTGGTCGGCTTCTTGTATTTGCTATCGTCCTGCCACCTGTACTCGTACTTGAGCCCGCCCGACATGATGGGGCAGCTCCTCTCCGTGCAGTACTCCGACATGGTGCCGTAGATGAGGTTGATGCGGTTGAAGAAGTCCACCACGTGCACAGCGATCCAGTCGTTGATGCTCTCGCCGGGAGGCAGCTGTACCACCGTCTTCAGGTCCAGCCCGGACTTGAGGGAGGCCTGGGCTTTCTTGTAGAGCTCGAAGCGCTGGGTGCCGGGCTCAAACTTCTTGCGGGGGCGaaaagttttgtctttgttgaaGACTTGCTTGAGACACAGTGCCATCATGGGCTGGGCCGGCCAGGGTGAGGGCAGCGGAGACAAAGCCACGGGTCTTCAGGGATGGAGGTTTCTGGGAGGAGAAGGACACAGATTTTGGTTATGCACAGAgccgtgtgtgtgtgcacctcGCAGGGACGAGCTAGcaccaggatgctgctggccccACAATGGCAGCAGTGAGGAGCCAGCCAGCCTCTTATCTCCGGACCTTTATCTGTAAATATtgcaatcaaacaaaaaatgtgatATCCGCGGTGTTCACCAACCCCAGCAGCCCCGACCTGGCATCTTTTATCCCCTCCTAGCAAAGGCGACGTGCCTCTTTCCCAGGGATTTCTCAGCTCACAAAAATAGCTCCCTGTGGACAACGCTGCGACCGCAGCTGGCTGCTGGTtcacacagccccagcacccggCTCAACGGGAAGAGgggggatttttgttgttgttcagccCCGTGTGTTTGTTCGGAAGAACAAAACCCGCATCcgaaaaagggaaacaaacagcaGCCGAGCATGCCGGTGCCAGGATGCGGCCGTGCCGGCGCACAATGCGCACGGGAGCTCCCACAGCTCCCCACGCTTCTCCAGCCTCGCAGCACCCCGGGGACAGGGGACGAGGCCTGGAAGTCACCACTCTGAGCTCATCCCTTCCTGCCGGCATGGGGTTGCCAGCACGGAGCAGGTCTGCAGcgtttcccttttttccttcctgaagctCCGCTGGAAATCCTGTCTGCTCTGGAGTGTCCTGGACGATCTGAAAAGCACTCGTGGGTCTGCCTGGAGCTCCCTGCGCTCCTCTCCATGGTTGTTAACAGGGGATCAAGGCCCCAGCATGCTAAATGCTTTGCCGAGGCTTGCGGAGGAAAAAATCCCCAGACGGCCTCCCccagagaggaggaggtggagaaagagttaaaaatataaatatgttcaCAGAAAGGGGAAGTGACTTACCCAAAGTCACGAGCAGGAGGGAATGGTGTCCAAGCAAGGCTTGGATGCATATTCAGCATTAAAAGGACATATTTTAGCCAAAAGCTTGCTGTATAAACTCAATGTTTTGTAAACTCAGTCCCGAGCCACAGGCAAATCCCATTTAACCCAGCAGAGATCAGCCATCCATCTTGCAAGGGaagccctctgctccccacagaGTCCTTGGGGACATCCCTGGGTGCAGGTTCTGCCCTGCGGGGGTTTCTACACCGCAGCCACATGGCTGCAAGGGGAAAGCCCTGCTGTGGGTGC
This portion of the Oxyura jamaicensis isolate SHBP4307 breed ruddy duck chromosome 8, BPBGC_Ojam_1.0, whole genome shotgun sequence genome encodes:
- the MOB3C gene encoding MOB kinase activator 3C, with the translated sequence MMALCLKQVFNKDKTFRPRKKFEPGTQRFELYKKAQASLKSGLDLKTVVQLPPGESINDWIAVHVVDFFNRINLIYGTMSEYCTERSCPIMSGGLKYEYRWQDDSKYKKPTKLSAPQYMCMLMDWIEMLINNEDIFPTRIGVPFPKQFQQVCTKILTRLFRVFVHVYIHHFDSIINMGAEAHVNTCYKHFYYFIREFSLVDHRELEPLKEMTERICH